In Labrus bergylta chromosome 1, fLabBer1.1, whole genome shotgun sequence, one genomic interval encodes:
- the LOC109978710 gene encoding E3 ubiquitin-protein ligase TRIM39-like, with amino-acid sequence MAAANYHWSEDQFLCSICLDVFNDPVTIPCGHNFCKNCITEHWNTSDQYRCPMCKEAFTNRPKLRVNTFISEMVGQFRDKAQQEASSSSSSELQESKPVEVLCEACTGPKLKALKSCLDCLVSYCETHLEPHLTASRLKRHQLIDPVENLEDRMCTKHDKPLELFCKTDQTCVCMLCSVLDHKTHKFVPLKEEYEEKKAELEETEAEIQQMIQKTRLKIQEIKHSVDLSKDDADREMAEGVRVFTALKESVERGRAEFINTIDKKLKTTKKQAEAFIKELEQEICELMKRSTDVQQLSRSEDHFHLIQRVQSVNSAPPTKDWTEVNVCQPLYEETVRNAVAQLEETLSEEMKKLLDQAELKRVQQYAVDVTLDPDTAHPDLILSEDGKQVHHGDVTKNLPDNPERFSLCVSVLGKQSFSSGRFYFEVQVKGKTCWFLGVVRESINRKGLITLSPEESLWSICLRNGNKYTALDDPPVRLSLKCRPEKVGVFVDYEEGLVSFYDVDSAALIYSFTDCSFTEKLFPYFSPYLNKGGKNSAPLVISPVSVK; translated from the coding sequence ATGGCTGCTGCAAACTATCATTGGTCTGAGGATCAGTTTCTctgctccatctgtctggatgtgTTCAATGATCCTGTCACCATACCATGTGGACACAACTTCTGCAAAAATTGCATCACTGAACACTGGAACACCAGCGACCAGTACAGGTGTCCAATGTGTAAGGAAGCTTTTACCAATAGACCTAAACTGAGGGTCAACACTTTCATCTCTGAGATGGTTGgtcagttcagagacaaagcTCAGCAggaagccagcagcagcagcagctcagagctACAAGAGTCCAAACCAGTAGAAGTTCTATGTGAAGCCTGCACTGGACCCAAACTGAAGGCCCTGAAGTCCTGCTTAGACTGTCTGGTCTCCTACTGTGAGACTCACCTGGAGCCTCATCTGACAGCTTCACGTCTGAAAAGACACCAGCTGATCGACCCTGTGGAGAACCTGGAGGACAGGATGTGTACGAAGCACGATAAACCTCTGGAGCTGTTCTGTAAGACCGATCAGACCTGTGTCTGcatgctctgctctgttttagaCCACAAGACACACAAGTTTGTTCCTCTGaaagaagaatatgaagaaaagaaggcagagctggaggagacagaggctgaaattcagCAGATGATCCAGAAAACTCGACTGAAGATTCAGGAGATCAAACACTCAGTGGACCTCAGTAAGGacgatgcagacagagagatggcAGAAGGTGTTCGAGTCTTCACCGCTCTGAAGGAGTCTGTTGAGAGAGGCCGGGCCGAGTTCATCAACACGATCGACaagaagctgaaaacaacaaagaaacaggcCGAAGCTTtcatcaaagagctggagcaggaaatctgtgagctgatgaagaggagcacTGATGTGCAGCAGCTCTCACGCTCTGAAGACCACTTCCATCTAATCCAGAGAGTCCAGTCTGTTAACTCTGCTCCACCCACCAAAGACTGGACAGAGgttaatgtctgtcaaccactttatgaggagactgtgaggaacgctgtggctcagctggaggagactctcagtgaagagatgaagaagtTGTTGGATCAAgctgagctgaagagagtccagcaGTATGCTGTGGATGTAACTCTTGATCCTGATACAGCACATCCTGATCTCATACTGTCTGAAGATGGGAAACAAGTTCATCATGGTGACGTGACGAAGAATCTTCCAGACAACCCAGAGAGATTCTCTCTTTGTGTTAGTGTTTTAGGAAAGCAGAGTTTCTCTTCAGGCAGATTTTACTTCGAGGTTCAGGTTAAAGGAAAGACTTGTTGGTTTTTAGGAGTGGTCAGAGAGTCCATCAACAGGAAGGGATTAATCACACTGAGTCCTGAGGAGAGTTTGTGGTCTATATGTTTGAGAAATGGAAATAAGTACACAGCCCTTGATGACCCTCCAGTCCGTCTCTCTCTGAAGTGTCGTCCTGAGAAGGTGGGGGTGTTTGTGGATTATGAGGAGGGTCTGGTCTCCTTTTATGATGtggactctgcagctctgatctactcctttacagactgctccttcaCTGAGAAACTCTTCCCTTACTTCAGTCCCTATCTTAATAAAGGAGGCAAAAACTCTGCACCTCTGGTCATCTCTCCTGTCAGTGTGAAATAA
- the LOC109978711 gene encoding LOW QUALITY PROTEIN: ESF1 homolog (The sequence of the model RefSeq protein was modified relative to this genomic sequence to represent the inferred CDS: inserted 3 bases in 2 codons) codes for MDWDRMKAKDLLALFNSFLPKGGAVLSVKVYPSEFGKERVKSEETQGPLELRALPDDSDNDTEEEKVYREKMRDYQFKRLKYYYAVVECDSVDTAAKIYEECDGYEYESSCSVLDLRFIPDDVQFDEEPKDVATDVNLSAYTPKVFTSSATTTSKVQLTWDETDHDRVTAMNRKFNKEELLDMDFNAYLASSSDEESEEEREEGGFVFGEQENEEDNEDDNATDAKQTEEPVLKVEKKPQKEDEKKKKKKKSGEEQISKYRELLKGIQDKEKKLQEDKDMEMEITWVPGLRETTEQLVKKKMEGKDNLTPWEEFLEKKKDKKKQKKSQRKQGESDDELSEDELPPDVDLSDPFFAEELAASDVKKQQKKKKKKKGEEEERTAEEEEELEKQKAEMALLMEDEGDEAKHKHFNYDKIVEQQNLSQKKKKLLKKKGEELQQEDQFQVDVKDPRFQAMFTSHLFNLDPSHPSYKKTNATQSILTEKQRRXRRGAAAPGGRAQRSGGGSRQEAGGGEETXEKDRDAAAVVDLTSKKAMDPSLSMLVKSIKSKTEQFQARKKQKLV; via the exons ATGGACTGGGACCGGATGAAAGCCAAAGACCTGCTCGCTCTGTTCAACTCCTTCCTCCCTAAAGGAGGAGCCGTGCTGTCGGTCAAG GTATACCCGTCAGAGTTTGGAAAGGAGCGTGTGAAGTCAGAGGAGACCCAGGGACCGCTGGAGCTGAGAGCTCTGCCCGACGACTCGGACAACGACACCGAGGAGGAgaa gGTTTACAGGGAGAAGATGCGGGATTACCAGTTCAAGCGTCTGAAGTATTACTACGCCGTGGTGGAGTGTGACTCTGTTGACACGGCGGCTAAGATCTACGAAGAGTGTGACGGCTACGAGTACGAGAGCAGCTGCTCAGTCCTTGACCTGcg GTTTATTCCTGATGACGTCCAGTTCGACGAGGAGCCCAAAGACGTGGCGACGGACGTGAATCTGTCGGCTTACACGCCAAAAGTGTTTACCTCATCAGCCACCACGACGTCAAAG GTTCAGCTGACGTGGGATGAGACGGACCACGATCGAGTGACCGCCATGAACAGAAAGTTCAACAAAGAGGAGCTGCTGGACATGGATTTCAACGCCTACCTGGCCTCCTCCAGCGACGAAGAatctgaagaggagagagaggaaggagggttTGTGTTTGGAGAGCAGGAGAACGAAGAAGACAACGAGGACGACAACGCGACAGACG CCAAACAGACTGAAGAGCCGGTCTTGAAGGTGGAGAAGAAACCCCAGAAAGAggacgagaagaagaagaagaagaagaagagcggcGAGGAGCAGATCTCTAAGTACCGAGAGCTGCTCAAAGGAATCcaggacaaagagaagaagctgCAGGAGGACAAAGACATGGAGATGGAGATCACCTGGGTGCCAG GTCTGAGGGAGACGACGGAGCAGCtggtgaagaagaagatggagggGAAGGACAACCTGACGCCGTGGGAGGAGTttttagagaagaagaaagacaagaagaagcagaagaaaagtcagaggaaacag ggagagagtgacgatgagctcagtgaggacgAGCTTCCTCCAGACGTCGATCTCAGCGACCCCTTCTTCGCAGAGGAGCTCGCTGCTTCAG acgtgaagaagcaacagaagaagaagaagaagaagaaaggggaggaggaggagcgcaccgctgaggaggaagaagagctggagaaacaaaag gcggaGATGGCCCTGCTGATGGAGGACGAGGGCGACGaagccaaacacaaacactttaattaCGATAAGATCGTGGAGCAGCAGAATCTgagccagaagaagaagaagctgctgaagaagaagggggaggagcttcAGCAGGAAGACCAATTCCAG GTGGATGTGAAGGACCCTCGTTTCCAGGCCATGTTCACCTCCCACCTCTTCAACCTGGACCCCTCCCACCCCAGCTACAAGAAGACCAACGCCACGCAGAGCATCCTGACGGAGAAGCAGCGCC AGAGACGAGGAGCAGCGGCGCCTGGAGGACGGGCTCAGAGATCAGGGGGAGGGAGCCGACAGGAAGCAGGTGGCGGGGAAGAAAC GGAAAAGGACCGTGACGCCGCGGCGGTGGTCGACCTCACCTCGAAGAAAGCGATGGACCCGAGTCTGTCTATGCTCGTCAAGTCGATTAAAAGCAAAACGGAGCAGTTTCAGGCTCgcaagaaacagaaactggTGTAG